The Terriglobia bacterium genome has a window encoding:
- a CDS encoding HigA family addiction module antitoxin, which produces MARIPIHPGEVLAEDLKALEMSAAALARQIKVPTNRITEIVNGERAITGDTALRLAHFFGTSAQFWLNLQSLFELRLAEQKAGKSIKALPTLKRRAPGHA; this is translated from the coding sequence ATGGCACGTATACCAATTCATCCCGGCGAAGTACTCGCCGAAGATCTGAAGGCCCTGGAGATGAGCGCCGCGGCGCTCGCGCGGCAAATCAAGGTACCTACGAACCGCATCACGGAAATTGTAAATGGTGAGCGGGCTATCACAGGTGATACAGCCCTGAGGCTTGCTCATTTTTTCGGTACGAGCGCCCAGTTTTGGCTGAATCTTCAGAGTCTCTTTGAATTGCGGCTTGCGGAACAGAAAGCGGGGAAATCGATTAAGGCTCTCCCGACGCTAAAGCGGCGGGCACCCGGGCATGCGTGA
- a CDS encoding DUF433 domain-containing protein: MSKLEEAEKLLAQLTRGEKAQVLQWVTRDLGDAFPGIESNPNICGGEPCIVRTRIPVWLLEQARRLGTQEAELLRNYPTLKAADLANAWAYVRAYRAEIDQQIAENEAA, from the coding sequence GTGAGCAAACTTGAGGAGGCCGAAAAACTATTGGCCCAGCTGACGCGTGGAGAAAAGGCGCAGGTACTGCAGTGGGTGACACGAGATCTCGGAGACGCGTTTCCTGGAATTGAGTCCAATCCAAACATATGTGGCGGCGAGCCATGTATCGTGCGGACCAGGATTCCAGTTTGGTTGCTCGAACAGGCACGGAGGCTGGGCACACAGGAAGCGGAATTACTTCGAAATTATCCAACATTGAAAGCTGCGGATCTCGCCAATGCATGGGCCTACGTTCGCGCCTATCGCGCTGAAATCGATCAACAGATTGCGGAAAACGAGGCCGCCTGA